Proteins from a single region of Chryseobacterium sp. W4I1:
- a CDS encoding bifunctional aconitate hydratase 2/2-methylisocitrate dehydratase, whose product MNIYQDYIKEIEERKNQGLHPKPIDGAELLSEIIAQIKDSGNEYRSDSLKFFIYNTLPGTTSAAGVKAKFLKEIILGESTIEEISPSYAFELLSHMKGGPSIEVLLDLALGNDISIAKNAANVLKTQVFLYEADTNRLKEAFNSGNEIAKEIIVSYAKAEFFTKLPEVAEEIKVVTFIAGEGDISTDLLSPGNQAHSRSDRELHGKCMITPQAQEEIKALQAQHPDKSVMLIAEKGTMGVGSSRMSGVNNVALWTGKQASPYIPFVNIAPIVGGTNGISPIFLTTVDVTGGIGLDLKNWVKKLDDNGNPIRNENGDVVLEEAYSVATGTVLTINTKTKKLYNGDQELIDISKAFTPQKLEFIKAGGSYAIVFGKKLQTFAAKLLGIETPLVFAPSKEISHEGQGLTAVEKIFNRNAVGITPGKVLHAGSDVRVEVNIVGSQDTTGLMTAQELESMAATVISPIVDGAYQSGCHTASVWDKKAQANIPKLMKFMNDFGLITARDPKGEYHAMTDVIHKVLNDITIDEWAIIIGGDSHTRMSKGVAFGADSGTVALALATGEASMPIPESVKVTFKGDMKEHMDFRDVVHATQAQMLKQFGGENVFQGRIIEVHIGTLPADQAFTFTDWTAEMKAKASINISEDNTLIESLEIAKGRIQIMIDKGMDNHNQVLQGLINKADKRIAEIRSGEKPALTPDANAKYYAEVVVDLDVIVEPMIADPDVNNEDVSKRYTHDTIRDLSYYKGEKKVDLGFVGSCMVHKGDLKIVSQMLKNIEKQQGKVEFNAPLVVAAPTYNIIDELKAEGDWEFLEKYSGFEFDDNAPKGEARVEYKNMMYLERPGCNLCMGNQEKAAKGDTVLATSTRLFQGRVVEDSERKKGESLLASTPVVVLSAIIGRIPNIDEYKAAVEGIDLTKFAPPIKELVQVGH is encoded by the coding sequence ATGGTGCTGAACTACTAAGTGAAATCATTGCACAAATTAAAGATTCAGGAAACGAATATCGATCGGATTCTCTCAAATTTTTTATCTATAATACTTTACCGGGAACCACAAGTGCTGCGGGGGTAAAAGCTAAGTTTTTAAAAGAAATTATTCTTGGTGAATCTACAATAGAAGAAATATCTCCGTCCTATGCCTTCGAGTTATTATCTCACATGAAAGGAGGTCCTTCCATTGAAGTATTGCTGGATCTGGCTTTGGGGAATGATATTTCTATTGCCAAAAATGCAGCAAATGTTCTTAAGACACAGGTTTTCCTTTATGAAGCGGATACCAACCGTTTAAAGGAAGCATTCAATAGCGGTAATGAGATCGCAAAAGAAATCATTGTAAGCTACGCAAAAGCTGAGTTTTTTACAAAACTGCCGGAAGTTGCAGAAGAAATTAAAGTCGTTACTTTCATCGCTGGTGAAGGTGATATTTCAACCGATTTACTTTCTCCCGGTAATCAGGCTCACTCAAGATCAGACCGTGAACTTCACGGGAAATGCATGATCACTCCTCAGGCGCAGGAAGAGATTAAAGCTTTACAGGCACAACATCCAGACAAAAGCGTAATGCTGATTGCTGAAAAAGGCACCATGGGTGTTGGTTCATCAAGAATGTCAGGGGTAAATAACGTGGCTCTTTGGACAGGGAAACAGGCGAGCCCATATATTCCATTCGTCAATATTGCTCCAATCGTTGGAGGAACAAACGGTATTTCTCCGATTTTCCTTACAACTGTTGACGTTACAGGCGGTATTGGTCTTGACCTTAAAAACTGGGTAAAAAAGCTTGATGATAATGGAAACCCTATTCGTAATGAGAATGGTGATGTTGTTCTGGAAGAAGCTTATTCTGTAGCTACAGGAACTGTTCTTACCATCAATACAAAAACAAAAAAATTATATAACGGCGATCAGGAGCTGATAGACATTTCTAAAGCATTTACACCTCAGAAACTTGAATTTATTAAAGCCGGTGGATCATATGCTATCGTATTCGGTAAAAAGCTTCAGACATTTGCTGCGAAACTTCTGGGAATAGAAACTCCTCTTGTTTTTGCTCCTTCAAAAGAAATTTCTCACGAAGGACAAGGTCTTACAGCAGTAGAAAAAATCTTCAACAGAAATGCTGTAGGTATTACACCCGGGAAAGTATTACATGCAGGTTCAGATGTCCGTGTAGAAGTTAATATCGTAGGATCACAGGATACAACAGGTCTTATGACTGCGCAGGAGCTTGAATCTATGGCTGCAACAGTGATTTCACCAATTGTTGACGGTGCTTACCAATCAGGTTGTCATACTGCTTCAGTATGGGATAAAAAAGCCCAGGCTAATATTCCAAAATTAATGAAATTTATGAACGATTTCGGTCTGATCACTGCCCGTGACCCGAAAGGTGAATATCATGCGATGACGGATGTTATTCACAAAGTTCTTAATGATATAACGATAGACGAATGGGCGATCATCATTGGTGGTGACTCTCATACAAGAATGTCCAAAGGCGTTGCTTTCGGAGCAGACTCAGGGACCGTTGCCCTTGCATTGGCTACCGGAGAAGCTTCCATGCCAATTCCGGAATCCGTAAAAGTAACATTCAAAGGGGACATGAAAGAACACATGGATTTCCGTGATGTAGTTCATGCAACTCAGGCTCAGATGCTGAAGCAATTTGGTGGAGAAAACGTATTCCAAGGAAGAATCATTGAAGTTCACATCGGAACACTTCCTGCTGATCAGGCTTTTACATTTACAGACTGGACCGCTGAGATGAAGGCAAAAGCTTCCATCAATATTTCTGAAGATAACACCTTAATTGAATCATTGGAGATTGCGAAAGGCAGAATCCAGATCATGATTGATAAAGGAATGGATAATCATAACCAAGTTCTTCAGGGATTAATTAATAAAGCAGATAAGAGAATTGCAGAGATCAGATCAGGCGAAAAGCCGGCCTTAACTCCGGATGCAAATGCTAAATATTATGCTGAAGTTGTTGTTGATCTTGATGTGATCGTGGAACCAATGATTGCAGATCCTGACGTAAATAATGAGGATGTTTCTAAAAGATATACTCACGATACCATCAGAGATCTTTCTTATTACAAAGGTGAGAAAAAAGTAGATCTTGGGTTTGTAGGATCTTGTATGGTTCACAAAGGTGATTTGAAAATTGTTTCTCAAATGCTTAAAAATATTGAAAAGCAACAAGGTAAGGTAGAATTCAATGCTCCACTTGTAGTAGCAGCACCAACTTATAATATCATCGATGAATTGAAGGCTGAAGGAGACTGGGAATTTTTAGAAAAGTATTCCGGATTTGAATTTGATGACAATGCTCCAAAAGGTGAAGCACGTGTGGAATACAAGAATATGATGTATCTTGAACGTCCCGGCTGTAACCTTTGTATGGGTAACCAGGAGAAAGCAGCTAAAGGCGATACGGTATTAGCAACTTCTACCCGTCTTTTCCAGGGAAGAGTGGTTGAAGATTCCGAACGTAAAAAAGGAGAATCTTTACTGGCATCAACGCCGGTTGTTGTCCTTTCTGCCATCATTGGAAGAATTCCTAATATTGATGAATATAAGGCAGCAGTTGAAGGCATTGACCTGACTAAATTTGCTCCGCCTATCAAGGAATTGGTTCAGGTAGGTCATTAA
- a CDS encoding aconitate hydratase encodes MTFDIDMIKKVYERYPERIAAARQIVGKPLTLSEKILYTHLWEGNATSAHERGNSYVDFAPDRVAMQDATAQMALLQFMQAGKAKVAVPSTAHADHLIQARVGAESDLQEGINKNSEVFNFLSSVCDKYGIGFWKPGAGIIHQVVLENYAFPGGMMIGTDSHTVNAGGLGMVAIGVGGADAVDVMAGMAWELKMPKLIGVKLTGKMSGWTSAKDVILKVAGILTVKGGTGCIVEYFGEGAESLSATGKGTICNMGAEIGATTSTFGYDDSMRRYLAATGRQDVVDAADKIAEHLTGDAEVYANPEQYFDQVIEINLSELTPHLNGPFTPDLATPVAEFRAKAEANGWPIEVEWALIGSCTNSSYEDLSRAASIVEDAVAKGVKPKAILGINPGSEQVKFTAERDGFLNSFRKFENTRIFTNACGPCIGQWDREGADKGEKNSIIHSFNRNFAKRADGNPNTHAFVASPEMVAAVAISGRLDFNPITDTLTAENGEQVKLNEPKGFELPEKGFAVDDNGYQAPSEDGSSVVVNVSPTSDRLQLLEEFPAWDGKNIEEAKVLIKAFGKCTTDHISMAGPWLKYRGHLDNISNNMLIGAVNAYNMETNHVKNELTGEFGEVPAVQRAYKAAGIPTIVVGDQNYGEGSSREHAAMEPRHLGVKAVLVKSFARIHETNLKKQGMLGITFANEADYDKIQEDDTVNFLDLDQFAPGKQLTLEFVHSDGTKDIVLANHTYNDQQIDWFKAGSALNLIKKQEN; translated from the coding sequence ATGACTTTTGATATTGATATGATCAAAAAAGTATACGAGCGTTACCCTGAAAGGATTGCTGCTGCAAGACAAATCGTGGGAAAACCTCTTACACTTTCAGAAAAAATCCTTTATACCCATCTTTGGGAAGGTAATGCTACATCAGCGCACGAAAGAGGAAACTCTTATGTAGATTTCGCACCGGACAGAGTAGCGATGCAAGATGCCACTGCACAAATGGCGCTTTTACAATTTATGCAGGCTGGAAAAGCTAAAGTAGCAGTTCCTTCCACTGCTCATGCCGATCACCTGATCCAGGCAAGAGTAGGCGCAGAATCAGATTTACAGGAAGGAATCAACAAAAACTCGGAGGTTTTTAACTTTCTGAGTTCTGTTTGTGATAAATATGGAATCGGTTTCTGGAAACCGGGAGCAGGTATCATTCATCAGGTGGTATTAGAGAATTATGCTTTCCCCGGAGGTATGATGATTGGTACGGATTCTCACACGGTAAATGCGGGAGGTTTAGGAATGGTAGCTATCGGTGTGGGTGGTGCAGATGCAGTAGATGTAATGGCCGGAATGGCCTGGGAGCTTAAAATGCCTAAACTTATCGGTGTAAAATTAACCGGTAAAATGTCTGGATGGACCTCTGCAAAAGACGTTATCCTGAAAGTGGCAGGAATTCTTACAGTAAAAGGGGGAACAGGATGCATCGTAGAATATTTCGGAGAAGGAGCAGAATCCCTTTCAGCAACAGGTAAAGGAACCATCTGTAACATGGGTGCTGAGATCGGAGCAACAACTTCTACTTTCGGATATGATGATTCCATGAGAAGATATTTAGCAGCAACCGGAAGACAGGATGTTGTAGATGCTGCTGATAAAATTGCAGAACACTTAACAGGTGATGCAGAAGTATATGCTAACCCTGAGCAGTATTTTGATCAGGTCATTGAAATTAACCTTTCTGAGCTTACGCCGCACTTGAACGGACCTTTCACTCCAGATTTAGCGACACCAGTTGCCGAATTCAGAGCTAAGGCTGAAGCTAACGGATGGCCTATTGAAGTGGAATGGGCGCTTATCGGATCTTGTACCAACTCTTCTTATGAAGATTTATCAAGAGCAGCTTCTATCGTAGAGGATGCAGTAGCAAAAGGGGTGAAGCCTAAAGCAATTTTAGGAATTAATCCAGGTTCAGAGCAGGTAAAATTCACGGCAGAAAGAGACGGTTTCTTAAATTCGTTCAGAAAATTTGAAAATACAAGAATTTTTACTAATGCCTGCGGACCTTGTATCGGGCAGTGGGACAGGGAAGGTGCTGATAAAGGGGAGAAAAACTCTATCATCCACTCTTTCAACAGAAACTTTGCAAAAAGAGCTGACGGTAACCCGAATACCCATGCATTTGTAGCTTCTCCGGAAATGGTGGCTGCCGTAGCAATTTCAGGAAGATTAGACTTCAACCCAATCACAGATACTTTAACTGCTGAAAATGGGGAGCAGGTAAAACTTAATGAGCCTAAAGGTTTTGAGTTACCTGAAAAAGGTTTTGCAGTAGATGACAACGGTTATCAGGCTCCATCTGAAGACGGATCTTCAGTAGTGGTGAATGTAAGCCCTACATCAGACAGACTGCAGTTATTGGAAGAGTTCCCGGCTTGGGACGGTAAAAATATTGAGGAAGCTAAGGTATTGATCAAGGCTTTCGGAAAATGTACTACCGACCATATTTCTATGGCTGGACCATGGCTGAAATACAGAGGTCATCTGGATAACATCTCAAATAACATGTTGATCGGGGCAGTTAATGCTTATAATATGGAAACCAACCATGTTAAAAATGAATTAACAGGTGAATTTGGTGAAGTTCCGGCTGTACAAAGAGCTTATAAAGCTGCTGGAATTCCTACCATCGTTGTTGGAGACCAGAACTACGGTGAAGGTTCTTCAAGAGAACACGCTGCTATGGAACCAAGACATCTTGGGGTAAAAGCTGTATTGGTAAAATCATTTGCGAGAATTCACGAAACCAACCTTAAAAAACAAGGGATGTTAGGAATCACTTTTGCTAATGAGGCTGATTATGACAAAATCCAGGAAGATGACACCGTTAACTTCTTAGATCTTGACCAATTTGCTCCAGGAAAACAGCTAACATTAGAATTTGTTCATTCGGATGGAACTAAAGACATTGTTCTAGCTAACCATACGTACAATGATCAGCAGATCGATTGGTTTAAGGCAGGTTCTGCTCTTAACCTGATTAAGAAACAAGAAAATTAA
- a CDS encoding LytTR family DNA-binding domain-containing protein, producing the protein MKKIKCVIVDDEPLAISLLESYVSKISFLELVFSSENPILALEYIQNNESDLIFLDIQMPELTGINFMKIVGGKQKYVLTTAYSEYALQGYEHNVVDYLLKPISYDRFYKSALKAQERFIVREDAADTFFFVKSSGQQHRINFEDILYIESIKDYVNIRTVNQEYIVLDTLKSLELQLSEWSFTRIHKSFIINMSKIKNIGVKKLILSSEQEIPIGDSYRANLLNKIK; encoded by the coding sequence ATGAAAAAAATTAAATGTGTAATTGTAGATGATGAGCCGCTGGCAATTTCACTTTTGGAAAGTTATGTCAGCAAAATTTCGTTTCTGGAATTGGTTTTCTCTTCAGAAAATCCGATTCTGGCATTGGAATATATTCAGAACAATGAATCTGATCTCATTTTTCTGGATATCCAGATGCCCGAGCTTACCGGAATCAATTTTATGAAGATCGTAGGCGGAAAACAGAAATATGTTTTGACAACCGCTTATTCTGAATATGCTCTGCAAGGCTATGAACATAATGTGGTTGATTATCTTCTGAAGCCTATTTCATATGACCGCTTTTATAAAAGTGCTCTCAAGGCTCAGGAACGTTTTATAGTGCGGGAAGATGCTGCAGATACTTTCTTTTTTGTAAAGTCTTCCGGTCAGCAGCACAGGATCAATTTTGAGGATATTCTTTACATTGAAAGCATTAAAGATTATGTGAATATCCGGACGGTTAATCAGGAATATATTGTTTTGGATACCTTAAAATCATTAGAGCTTCAGCTTTCTGAATGGTCTTTTACCAGAATTCATAAATCATTTATTATCAATATGAGTAAGATAAAAAATATTGGAGTGAAAAAGCTTATCCTCTCTTCGGAACAGGAAATTCCAATTGGTGACAGCTACAGAGCCAATCTTCTGAACAAAATCAAATAA
- a CDS encoding sensor histidine kinase, whose product MKQKQIFFLHLSYWLLVIFNGLISIIVYDKEGISILNVTIFLANLLGFYANYFFVVPRFFNPKKFYMMIIGFFIGVFVFVFFRYSMEEILLPALTGRRNYAEGTTFLYYFYDNIYYSSLTVFVSTNLWFFKYYFKIEAERSKLIEERKHAQLQALKTQINPHFIFNSLNNIYSLVYQNSDKALPAIEKLGELLRYSTKDLEKDVISLDKEIGYIESLIELEKLRIKNPELLVLEKNIQDPKINISPMLLVPFVENAFKHGDFREKGFVLKVSEDDQRIHFYLQNFKSRREKDAASGIGIGNVQKRLEILYPKKHELNIKETESEFVVDLTIDLSS is encoded by the coding sequence ATGAAACAAAAACAGATCTTTTTTCTACATCTTTCCTATTGGCTACTGGTTATCTTCAATGGCCTTATTTCTATAATTGTATATGATAAGGAAGGTATTAGTATTCTAAATGTCACAATTTTTCTGGCCAACCTCCTTGGTTTTTATGCCAATTATTTTTTCGTAGTTCCACGGTTTTTCAATCCCAAGAAGTTCTACATGATGATTATTGGTTTTTTTATAGGGGTATTCGTTTTCGTTTTCTTCCGTTATTCAATGGAAGAGATATTGCTGCCGGCACTTACGGGCCGCAGGAATTATGCAGAAGGAACTACTTTTCTATATTACTTTTATGATAATATTTATTACTCGAGCTTGACTGTTTTTGTAAGTACGAATCTGTGGTTTTTTAAATATTATTTTAAAATTGAGGCTGAGCGTTCAAAACTTATTGAGGAAAGAAAACATGCCCAGCTTCAGGCTCTTAAAACGCAGATCAATCCTCATTTTATTTTTAATTCTTTAAATAATATCTACTCGCTGGTGTATCAGAATTCAGACAAGGCTTTACCTGCCATTGAAAAGCTGGGTGAACTGCTGAGGTACAGTACTAAAGATCTTGAGAAAGATGTTATAAGCCTTGATAAAGAAATAGGATATATTGAAAGTTTAATCGAACTGGAGAAACTCAGGATCAAAAATCCGGAACTATTGGTTTTAGAGAAGAATATTCAGGATCCTAAAATCAATATTTCTCCGATGCTACTGGTACCCTTTGTGGAAAATGCTTTTAAGCATGGAGATTTCAGAGAGAAAGGTTTTGTGCTGAAAGTTTCTGAAGATGATCAGAGAATACATTTTTATCTTCAAAATTTTAAGAGTAGAAGGGAAAAAGATGCCGCTTCCGGGATAGGTATCGGAAACGTGCAGAAAAGACTTGAAATTTTATATCCTAAAAAACATGAATTAAATATAAAAGAAACAGAATCAGAATTTGTAGTAGATTTGACAATAGACCTTTCCTCATGA
- a CDS encoding TonB-dependent receptor domain-containing protein — protein sequence MKLKYILIISLFSTAIYAQSTKDSIRHVEQINLLVKKKLLERKADRLIFNVEAYVASQGMDASETLANVPMLKVDENMGSVSITGKSTVGVMINGRMLNLSGNALLNYLKSIRSENISKIEVITTPPSKYEAQGNSGLINIILKKNPNLGFSGNINSNLIQRTYSGFSSNGSLNYQTEKFSSSLKLTYYDSAKRTDENYAILGAAQNYSNSIRRDMWKELTPTLNLSYKLSKNSEIGLEYIYAHQKSGMDIVNKTKNIDSDLKEENLLTNTFHREKLPTHTLSAYYDLKLDSLGKKLSISGNFYKNNSDTEVNFSTLKSSDNSVQDVRTTSLVSPQIFSAQADLELPFSFGTIETGIKFNQFKNTSDLQYFNLKNGQYISDHEKANLFQYQEENYAGYISYAKSFGEHWETKAGIRYENTNAESFTPSSNLGNQYNYGQWFPSAYVSYKKDKNAFSFSYSRRINRPSMSNLNPFRWYSNPYSYSSGNPLLTPAYMNNWELGYTFNNKFSTSIYYLRMKNAFGQISTMDEISQIGTYLNYYNNNFWGLNASYTDTFFRFWESSISMNASLQNSSVFNVDAKTQKGSSFSYSINNTFTLNKSKTLVFFLNYNHSLAYKNVNSYFQAFPELTSGLKVSLMEKKLQINATVTNIFAQRYRGELYFSDNTQYMNNYWDGRSLRLSVNYTFGGSKKKISKKNIKFEETDRAQ from the coding sequence ATGAAACTGAAATATATTCTTATCATCAGCCTTTTTTCAACAGCGATATATGCACAAAGCACAAAAGACAGCATCCGACATGTGGAGCAGATCAATCTTTTGGTGAAGAAAAAACTTCTGGAAAGAAAAGCAGACCGTCTTATCTTTAATGTAGAAGCATACGTTGCTTCCCAGGGTATGGATGCATCTGAAACACTGGCCAACGTGCCTATGCTGAAAGTAGATGAAAACATGGGCTCCGTTTCTATTACCGGAAAAAGCACGGTAGGTGTGATGATTAATGGAAGAATGCTGAATCTTTCAGGGAATGCCCTTTTAAATTACCTGAAATCTATCCGCTCAGAAAATATTTCAAAAATAGAAGTGATTACCACGCCGCCTTCAAAATATGAAGCACAGGGAAACAGCGGACTTATCAATATTATCCTGAAGAAAAACCCGAATTTAGGGTTCAGCGGAAACATCAACTCTAATCTCATCCAAAGAACGTATTCCGGTTTCAGTTCTAATGGTTCATTAAATTATCAGACTGAGAAATTCAGCAGCAGCCTGAAGCTGACGTATTATGATTCCGCCAAACGTACTGATGAAAATTACGCGATTCTCGGAGCTGCGCAGAACTACAGCAATTCGATCCGAAGAGATATGTGGAAAGAGCTCACCCCTACTCTTAATCTGTCTTATAAACTGAGCAAAAACTCTGAAATCGGCCTGGAATACATCTATGCTCATCAAAAATCAGGAATGGATATCGTTAACAAAACAAAAAATATAGATTCTGATCTTAAAGAAGAAAATCTTTTAACGAATACTTTTCACCGTGAAAAATTGCCTACCCATACTTTAAGCGCTTATTATGACCTGAAACTCGATTCATTAGGTAAGAAACTGAGCATTTCCGGAAACTTTTACAAAAACAATTCCGATACTGAAGTGAATTTCTCCACCTTAAAATCTTCGGACAACTCTGTTCAGGATGTCAGAACGACTTCCCTGGTTTCCCCGCAGATATTTTCAGCTCAGGCTGATCTGGAACTTCCTTTTTCTTTCGGAACGATTGAAACGGGGATAAAATTTAACCAGTTTAAAAACACTTCGGATCTGCAGTATTTTAATCTGAAAAACGGTCAATATATTTCTGATCATGAAAAAGCTAATCTGTTTCAGTACCAGGAAGAAAACTATGCCGGCTACATCAGCTATGCGAAATCTTTTGGAGAACATTGGGAGACCAAAGCAGGAATCCGTTATGAAAATACCAATGCCGAAAGCTTTACTCCTTCTTCCAATTTGGGAAACCAATATAATTATGGGCAATGGTTTCCTTCTGCTTATGTTTCGTATAAAAAGGACAAGAACGCCTTCAGCTTTTCTTATTCAAGAAGGATCAACCGTCCCAGTATGAGCAACCTCAACCCTTTCCGATGGTACTCAAATCCATATTCTTATTCTTCCGGAAATCCATTGCTAACACCAGCTTATATGAATAATTGGGAACTTGGATACACGTTCAACAATAAATTCTCAACAAGCATTTATTATCTGAGAATGAAAAATGCATTCGGACAGATCTCTACCATGGATGAGATTTCACAGATCGGAACATATCTGAACTATTATAACAATAATTTCTGGGGATTGAATGCATCATATACGGATACTTTTTTCAGATTCTGGGAAAGCAGCATCTCGATGAATGCCTCGCTTCAGAATTCATCCGTATTCAATGTGGATGCGAAAACTCAGAAAGGGAGCTCTTTCAGCTATTCCATCAACAATACATTTACTTTAAACAAAAGCAAGACGCTTGTATTTTTTCTGAACTACAACCACAGCCTGGCTTACAAAAATGTGAATTCTTATTTCCAGGCCTTCCCGGAACTGACTTCAGGATTAAAGGTTTCTCTCATGGAAAAGAAACTTCAGATCAATGCTACGGTGACCAATATTTTTGCCCAGAGATACCGTGGAGAATTGTATTTCTCTGATAATACGCAATACATGAACAATTACTGGGACGGCAGAAGCCTCCGTTTAAGTGTGAATTATACTTTTGGAGGCAGCAAAAAGAAAATCAGTAAAAAGAACATCAAATTTGAGGAAACGGACAGGGCGCAGTAA